The following is a genomic window from Flavobacteriales bacterium.
ATTGTCGAGCACGGTCATCGAGTCGAACAGGGCCGCGCTCTGGAACAGCATGCCGATCTCCTGGCGGATGGTCCGTTTCTCGGCCAGGCCGAGCTCGTGGAACGGACGGCCATCGTACAGCACACGGCCCTCGTCAGGCCGGTGCAGGCCCACGATGCACTTGGCCAGCACGCTCTTGCCGCTGCCGCTCTTCCCGATCACCTGGTTCACCACACCCTTGGCGAACGTGGCCGTGATGTCCGTGAGCACACGTGCGTCGCCAAAGCGCTTGCTGAGCCCCAGGACCTCGATCATATGAGCAGCAGCTGGGTGAGCATGTAGTTGGCGATGAGGATCACCACGCTGCTGAACACCACCGCGGTGGTGCTGCTGCGGCCCACCTCCAACGCCCCTCCCTGGGTGTGATACCCGTGATAGGCCGCCACGCTGGTGATGATGAAGGCGAACACCACCGTCTTGATGAGGGCATAGGTGACCGTGAAGGGGTCGAAGTCCCACTGAAGCCCCTGGATGTACGCGTTGGGGGCCACCACGCCGGTGAGGCCGCTCACCACCCAACCGCCGAAGATGCTCAGGAACATGCTGATGACGATGAGGAAGGGGTTGATCAGCATGGCCGCCACGATCTTGGGCAGGATCAGGTAGCTGGCGCTGTTGACCCCCATGATGTCGAGCGCATCGATCTGTTCCTTCACCCGCATGGTGCCGACCTCCGCGGCGATGTTGCTGCCCACCTTGCCGGCGAGGATGAGCGAGATGATGGTGGGGCTGAACTCCAGGATCACGCTCTGGCGCGCGGTGAAGCCCACCACGTAGTCCGGGATCCAGGCCGCATCGATGTTGCTGGCCGTCTGGATGGTGATCACCGCGCCCATGAACACCGAGAGCAGCGCGACGATGCCCAGGCTCTTGACACCGAGCTGATCGATCTCCTCGGCGACGCGACGGCCATACAGGCTCATCCGCTCCGGCCGGCCGAACACCTGGCCCAGGAACTCGAAATACCGCCCGACGTGGTAGAGGATGTTCATGCGCCCGGGGCGAAAATAGGCCCGCCGACCCCAGCCCCCCCGGCTTCCGGTGCCCGAAGGGGTGTTCCCCTACCTTTGCCGGCCATGTGGCGCACCCGGTCCCTGCCCTCGTTCCCGGCCTTGTTGGGCGTGTTCCTGCTGGTGGCGCCACTGATCGGAGGGTGCGCCACACGCCCACCGCACGTCACCAAGCACAAACGCGGGCGGAAATGCGATTGCCCCAAATGGGACCATCACCCACCCCAAGGCGCGCGGGACTGGCGGCATCACGCATGGAACACCTCCTCCGGCGCACGTCCCCTGGCATGAGACCCACGAGCGGACCGGATGCGCTGCGCGAACGGCTGCCTGCCGGAGCCGTGCCGGTGGTGCTGGACTGGCTGCACCGCAACCGGGTGCAGGTGCGGATCACACCCCGCCGGGCCACGAAACTGGGCGACTACCGCACGCCCGTGGCCGGTCGGCCCGCGCGCATCTCGGTGAACCGGGACCTCAACCCGTACGCCTTCCTGGTGACGCTCGTGCATGAGTTCGCCCATCACGCCACCTTCGAAAGCTGCGGCCCTCGTGTGCGCCCCCACGGTATCGAGTGGAAGCGGACCTACGCCGAACTGATGCGTCCGTACCTGGCGCCGGCCGTGCTGCCCGAGGATGTGCGCGGGATCCTGGCCGGCCACCTGACCGACGCGACGGCGAGCAGCTGTTCCGACCCGGCGCTGGTGCGCGTGCTGCGGCGGTATGATGACCATGCGATGCCCTTGCTCGAAGAGCTTCCGGAACACACCATCTTCCGCTTCAATGAGCGCCTGTTCGTGAAGGGCGCGGTACGCCGCTCCCGGGTGGCCTGCCGCTGCCTCAACGACCGCCGCACCTACACCATCGACCGGCTGGCCGGCGTCGAGGTGGGCTCCCCGGTACCGCTCGTCATGCAAGAACCGTGAACGACAAGACACGATGACCGACCCTCGAACCTATTGCGTGATCATGGCCGGCGGCATCGGAAGCCGATTCTGGCCCATGAGCCGCACCGCCTATCCCAAGCAGTTCCTGGACTTCCTGGGCCTTGGACGCACGCTCATCCAGCAGACCTACGACCGTTTCCTCGCCCTCTGCCCCCCGGAGAACATCCTGGTGGTGACCAATGCCCAGTACGCGCCGATCGTGAAGCAGCAGCTGCCCGGCATGAAGGACGCACAGATCCTGTTGGAACCGGCCCGCCGCAATACCGCCCCTTGCATCGCCTACGCGAACCATGTGATCGCCAAGCGCGACCCCGAAGCCCGGATCATCGTGGCCCCGAGCGATCACTTGGTGATGAAGGAACAGGAGTTCCATGACACCGTGCGCCTCGCCCTCCGCCAGGCCACGGACCATGACTGCCTGATCACCCTCGGCATCATGCCCAACCGCCCGGACACCGGGTATGGCTACATCCAGTTCGTGGAGGAAGCGGGCACGGCCCATCCCCGTGTGAAACGGGTGCGCACCTTCACCGAGAAACCCGACCACGACACGGCCTTGCGCTTCATCGAGAGCGGCGACTTCCTGTGGAACAGCGGCATCTTCATCTGGACGGCGCGAAGCATCCGCAACGCCTTCAAGCGGCACTTGCCCGACATGGAACGGGCCTTCGAGGCCGGCGAGGAAGCGTATGGCACGCCGGACGAGCGCGCCTTCATCGCAAGCGTGTACGGGGACTGCGCCAACATCAGCATCGACTACGGCGTGATGGAAAAGGCCGACAACGTCTTCGTGGTCACCAGCGACTTCGGCTGGAGCGACCTGGGCACCTGGGGGAGCCTATACACCCACTTGCCGCACGACGAGGCCGGCAACGCGGTCGTGGGAGACCAGGTGAAGCTCTACGACTGCGCGCGGACCGTGGTGCATGTGCATGATGACCGACTGGTGGTGCTGCAAGGGCTGGAGGACCACATCGTGGTGAGCACCAAGGATGCACTGCTGGTGGTGCGCAAGCACGACGAACAGAAGATCAAGCAGTTCGTGAACGACGCCACCGCGGAGTGGGGCGACAAATACGTCTGACCAGGGTCCGGGGGGTGGCATGCCCCGGATGGGCGCGATGATCTTTCTTTCCATGTAAACTATCTTCGCGGCAGGCACAGGCGGCAGTCCCTCGGGCTCGCCGCCCTTGCGGTCGGCGGTGCGGGTGCCAAGCGCTTGACCGACCTCGACCAATTGAGCCGTGACCTGGGCAGGGGTCCGGTGATGCCAACCGTCCTCATCGGGTATGGAAGCCCGATGAACGCCATCCAGGACAACGACTTCACTCGGTCGCTCGCCCGATCGGGGAGGCGCTTGGACCGGCCGAAAGCGGTGCTGGTGGCACATTGGCTGACCCCGGGCCGGACCATGGTGGCCGTTTCCCCGGCGCCGGAGACCATCCACGACTTCGGTGGGTTCCCCGATGAACTGTTCCAGGTCCGCTATCCGGCCCCTGGTGCGCCGGAAGCGGCGCGAAAAGCCGCGGCCGCGGTCACCAGCGTGCAGGTGCATGCGGACCACGAGATGGGATCGGATCACGGCGCCTGGTCCGTCCTGAAGCACATTTGGCCTGCGGCCGATGTCCCTGTGTTCCAAATGAGCCTCAACTGGGGCATGACCCTGCCGAGCACCACGCCCTGTCACATGAGCTGAAGGCCCTGCGCCACGACGGCATCCTGGTGCTCGGAAGCGGCAATGTGGTGCACAACCTGGGACGGCTGAACTGGAGCGACCCATCCGCTCCTCCCTACGACCGGGCGCAGGAGTTCGACGCCTTCGTGGAGGGGCG
Proteins encoded in this region:
- a CDS encoding ABC transporter permease: MNILYHVGRYFEFLGQVFGRPERMSLYGRRVAEEIDQLGVKSLGIVALLSVFMGAVITIQTASNIDAAWIPDYVVGFTARQSVILEFSPTIISLILAGKVGSNIAAEVGTMRVKEQIDALDIMGVNSASYLILPKIVAAMLINPFLIVISMFLSIFGGWVVSGLTGVVAPNAYIQGLQWDFDPFTVTYALIKTVVFAFIITSVAAYHGYHTQGGALEVGRSSTTAVVFSSVVILIANYMLTQLLLI
- a CDS encoding SprT-like domain-containing protein translates to MRPTSGPDALRERLPAGAVPVVLDWLHRNRVQVRITPRRATKLGDYRTPVAGRPARISVNRDLNPYAFLVTLVHEFAHHATFESCGPRVRPHGIEWKRTYAELMRPYLAPAVLPEDVRGILAGHLTDATASSCSDPALVRVLRRYDDHAMPLLEELPEHTIFRFNERLFVKGAVRRSRVACRCLNDRRTYTIDRLAGVEVGSPVPLVMQEP
- a CDS encoding NTP transferase domain-containing protein translates to MTDPRTYCVIMAGGIGSRFWPMSRTAYPKQFLDFLGLGRTLIQQTYDRFLALCPPENILVVTNAQYAPIVKQQLPGMKDAQILLEPARRNTAPCIAYANHVIAKRDPEARIIVAPSDHLVMKEQEFHDTVRLALRQATDHDCLITLGIMPNRPDTGYGYIQFVEEAGTAHPRVKRVRTFTEKPDHDTALRFIESGDFLWNSGIFIWTARSIRNAFKRHLPDMERAFEAGEEAYGTPDERAFIASVYGDCANISIDYGVMEKADNVFVVTSDFGWSDLGTWGSLYTHLPHDEAGNAVVGDQVKLYDCARTVVHVHDDRLVVLQGLEDHIVVSTKDALLVVRKHDEQKIKQFVNDATAEWGDKYV